The genome window GGCCCGCGAGCGTCGGGACGGCCAGGAGGGCCCAGAGCATCAGTCGCGCAGCTCCGAGAGCCGGTCGGCGTCGATGTGGTCGAACTCGCGGCTGATGTGGTAGATCGTGATGCCCATCACGAAGACCGCGACGAAGACGTCGAGCAGGATGCCCAGCTCCACGAGCAGGGGCTGCTTCTCCGCGAAGGCCATGCCGAAGGTGTAGATGCCGTTCTCGAGGACGAGGTAGCCCAGCACCTGGGTCACCGCCTTGCGCCGCGCGACGATGATGAAGAGCCCGACGAGGATGGTGAAGAGCGCGACCGGCACGAGCAGGCGCAGCTCCTCGGCGCCCGCCGAGGGCAGGCGCGCGCCCAACCAGAGCGCGACGGCGAGGAAGAGGATGCCCGCGGCGAGCGAGGCCGTGTAGCTCACGAAGGGGTCGGTCTCGCGCTGGACGCCCGCCTCGCGCACCGCGCGGCCGAGCAGCCAGGGGAAGACGAGGGCCTTGATGAACGTGCTCGCCCCCGCCTGCAGGAACAGGCGGACGGTGAGCGCGTCGGAGTGGGCGAGCAGCGGCAGCAGTCCGAGCAGGACGCCCTGGAAGGCGACGGTGCGCACGCAGGCGTCGATGCGGCTGGCGCCCAGCACCCGCAGGTTCGAGAGCACGACGAGGACGATGAGCGCCTCGAGCCAGAAGCTCACGCGCCCCTCCGGACCAGCATCAGCGCGAGGACCGCCAGGGCCGTCGCCGCCGCCAGCAGGTTCGAGACCCGGGTCAGGCGCAGGCGCGCCATGCAGGACTCGAGGACGCCCACGCCGACCGCGAGGAGCACGAGTCCGCCGACCCCGGCCGCCGCGTCGATGAGCGTCCCGCCCTCGTGCAG of Elusimicrobiota bacterium contains these proteins:
- a CDS encoding NADH-quinone oxidoreductase subunit K; the protein is MSFWLEALIVLVVLSNLRVLGASRIDACVRTVAFQGVLLGLLPLLAHSDALTVRLFLQAGASTFIKALVFPWLLGRAVREAGVQRETDPFVSYTASLAAGILFLAVALWLGARLPSAGAEELRLLVPVALFTILVGLFIIVARRKAVTQVLGYLVLENGIYTFGMAFAEKQPLLVELGILLDVFVAVFVMGITIYHISREFDHIDADRLSELRD